CAAAAAGCAAAAAGAGAAAGTTGAATCAATCAGTAATGTTGATCTAAAAATTATTTCTCCAAAGCAAGTTACACCAAAAGATTTAGATGGTGTTGAGGTACTTTATGATTGGTCCAATACATTAAAGGATGCAGTTCTAAAAAGTGATACGTTGAATTGGATCCAAGTAGTTCGTGCAGGAGTTGATGCTTTGCCATTACCCGAATTGAATGATAAAGGGGTTATTTTAACTAATGGTTCAGGTGCTAATGCGATTAATATTGCCGAACAGACCTTGACTTATATGTTGATGTTTGAACGTCGAATGAATTTGACTGCTCGTCATCAAGATGAAAAACTTTGGAAACATGACGAAGGTTATGATGAGGTTTATAACAAGACCGTCATGATTGTTGGAGTTGGCCATATTGGAAGTCTGATTGCCAAATATGCTAAAGCTTTGGGTATGAAAACTATCGGAGTTCGTCACAGCGATAAGCCTGTTGAATACATTGATGAAATGATTCCAATGTCAGAACTTTCGCAAAGAATTAACGAAGTGCATTTTGTGGTTAATTCTTTGCCTGATACTGAAGAGACGATTGGCATGTTTAATCAAGATCTCTTTAATTCTATGTCTAAGAAGGCTTATTACATCAATATTGGTCGTGGTAAAACAACTAATATGGATGATTTAGTTACTGCTTTAGATAATGATGAAATTGCTGGAGCTGGATTGGATGTTACAACACCTGAGCCACTACCAACTAGCAGTCCACTTTGGGATATGTCCAATGTAATCATTACTCCACATGATGCAGGCATGAGCGTACACTATGAGGAACGTGCTTTTGATATTTTCAAACGTAATTTGAAGTCATATGTTGAAAATGGCGAAGTCGTCGAGAATGTCGTTAATTATTCAATGGGGTATTAATAAAAATCTGACTTGAGAAATAAACACGATGTAGATAGAATTAGACTAGATTGACGAAAGGAAAAACGATGTTATCTAGTGACTATTTTATAGGCTTCATGTTAGTTTTCTTGTTTTGGCTACTTTTACTACTTTTGGAAATAATTTTGAACATGAGAAACACGATAATAGAATTATCTTTCTTTTCTGATGAAAAATTGAGTACTTTAGATAAGAAACTCGATCAGCGATTTGGTGCCCACTTTCAGGGTCTGTTTGAAATATTAGAGTTCATAATTATCGGATATATCGTTTACTCGATATTGACAGACTTGAGATTTCAAGGAGTCCAATTGGATCAACATTCGTTGGGTCAGATTATCTTCTTGTCGGTGATTGTTGTCGCAGTCATTGTAGGAGATGTGATTCTGATCACTAAGGATTTACATATTTATAAATTTATCAAACATTCCGTTGCTTTGTCGCAAAAGAATGCCAATTGATTGAAATATTTGCAAGTATCAAAACAGGGAAGCTGGTAATCATAATTGATTACTCGGCTCCCCTGTTTTTTAATAAAAATTTTAGATTAATTCTTCACGTTTTTGTTCGCGTTTACGAAGCCATGGCATTACAAAACCAAGCCCGAATAGAACGATTACCGTGATAAAGTTCAAAAGTAGCTGATGGTTGAAAGCACCAGTACCAAATTTAGCTTCCTGAGGGATGAATCCTAAGGTAGCACAGATAAAGGTAAAGGCTAAACACCAGCCACCAACAATTAAGGCACCAGTTTTATTCTTGATGAAAGTATAATCTGAATGGAATTTATCTTGGTGCAATCTCATAGCGACGAAGGCAAAGAAGACCCAACAAGTTTTATATGGCGAAATAATTCCATTAATGTTTAATAGCCAATTATAAATAGTATTGATATTTGGCAATGTTCCTGTCAGTAACAGTAAGAATAAACTTAAACCGGTTGTCATAGTGTAACTGTGAATAGGACGACCATTTTTATTTTTCTTAGTTAACCATTTAGGCATAAATTTATCCGCCACATCTCCGGCAAAGACTCGACTAGAAGCATCCAATAGAACAGCCAGTTGTGCCATCATAAAGATTGCTTGAACGACGGCGAAGATGTACATCAATAATTTACCGACGCCCAAACTATTTCCTAGAAGTTGGAAGGCGTAGTAAGGACCATTCATCTTGAAGTCATGAGGAATGTTGTGGGCGTTGAAGAACATTGCTAAGGCTAATGTTCCAAAGATTGTTAAGAAACCAGTCATGATAGCTAATAGCCACATAGCTTTAGGAAATTCATGTTTTGGATCACGCATCTGTACAACGTATGGAGCAGCCAATTCAGCACCAGACATGGCAAAAATCAATAGTCCCGTCGTTGAGAAATATTTCAGACTGAAACTAGGTTTAAAAGCACCCCAGTTGAACGGCTGCGTAGCGATATGATGTCCGTGCATAACGGCGTAAGCGGCCAGCATAACGAACAGAAACGACATAATGAACATTGCGCCACCACCGATGAGTGACAGTAATTCTAGTGAATTCTTGATAACATTTTCTAATAAGATGAAAACTAAAATAATAATAAAAGTTAAAATACCAAACCAAAACGTCGACATTCTCTTGTCTAATGTGTTGTTGCCTAAAAACATCCAGCTGAACGAAACGATAACTGAGTTGGAAACGTCAACGATATAAGGGACGCTTTGTACCCAATACATCCATGATGTCCAATAACCTAAGGTATCATTGCTACTGTGCCGTACCCATGACGCAAGTCCTCCGGCTTGGTTATTGAAGGTAAGACTCATTTGACTAGAAATTAAAGCATAAGGAATAACGTAAGAGAAGAGTAGGAAAATCCATGATATGACCACGGAGAGTCCTTGATTTTGAAAAGGATAAAAGATGTTTTCAAAACTAATAATGGTTACGAAGTCGATCAAGGCGATGACCGGCCAACTTAAAAAGTGTTTCTTATTTGGTTCTAATGATTCCAATTTTATTTTCCCCCGAATTGTTTAGAAGTCTTGTTATACTAGGCTTTTTTACGTTAGGGGGCTTTAGTGTAAGTAAAGAACTATTGATTTTCACTTGTTTATAACCTCAATATGTAGATATAATCAATGCCGTAATAATTTTTCGTAAAATGAAAAAAACATACTCAGAAAATTATAGATATTTATACATTATTTGCAATACCTTTTTGTGATTTTCTGAAATAATAGGGGGATACTATGGACTTTCTAAAAATTGCCATCGGTGAAAATGTTAAGCTGAGTCACGCGATTGAATGGCCAGTTGTGCCATTTTCTAAGCAATCTAATCCATCAGAATTGGGCGTTATTGTTTTAAACGACCATGATTTAGCTGATCTAAAACTTGCTAGAAATCTACAAGAAACATCAGGTCTGGGTATCCCTATTATTCAGACTAATTCGGTTGATGATGTGACCGATAAAGTAATAAATGCAATTAAAGCGTACCAAAATAAAATGGTTCCAGGTTTTTTAAATGATTTGATTCAATTTGCTGAGGATAAGCCAATTAGTTTTACAACTCCAGGACATCATAACGGTCAATACTACGAAAAACATCCCGCAGGAGTAGTCTTCAATCGCTTCTTTGGTAAAAACTTAATGTTTGCCGATACGAGCGATACGGTTGATGAATTGGGCGATACGATGACCCATGGTGGAACGCCGCTAACAGCTGAACAGAAGGCAGCACAGACGTATAACGCTGATAAGGTCTACTTTTGTACGAATGGAACGACCAGCTCTAATTCAATCTGTGCGAGTGCTTTATTGTCGAAAGATGATTTAGTTTTGTTCGATCGAAATAATCACAAATCCTTATATAACAGTGCTTTATTAATGAGCGGTGCCAAACCAGTTTATGTTCCAACGGATAGAAATCCCTTAGGGTTGATTGGGGAAATGGATCCTGAGGCTTTAAACGAGGAAAATATTAGACGCGAGATTTCTAAGGTTGATCCTCAAAAGGCTCATGCCAAAAGACCGTTTAGATTAGCTATTTTACAGTTAGAGACTTATGATGGAGTCTTTTATGACGCTAAATGGATTATCGAAAAAATTGGAAAACTCTGCGATTATATTTTATTTGATTGTGCTTGGGGCGGCTTTGAGCAATTTGTTCCTATTATGAAACACCTTTCACCGTTGGAATTGGACTATGGTCCACAAGATCCAGGAATCCTAGTGACCCAATCGCTGCACAAACAACAAGCAGGCTTGGCCCAAACGTCACAGATTTTGAAAAAGGATGCTCACATCAAAGGTCAGAGTCGTTACGTTGATCATAAGCATTTTAATAATGCTTACTTAAAATTTGTGACTTCAAGTTATTCTTATCCAATATATGCATCGCTAACGGTTAATGCTTATTTGACGGCTGGTAAAGGAAACAAGCTTTGGTGGGATAAAATATTACGTTTGGGTATAGAGTGGCGTAAGGAATTATTACAAAAGTCGCAATTATTCCGTCCCTTAGTTCCAGATAACTTTGCCAAATTCAGTACTGATTATTTAGCGACACACAGTGAATGTTGGAATTTAACTAGGAATGATAATTGGCATGGATTTCAAAAGATAGCTGACGGGCAAGCAATGCTTGATCCTTTAAAAATTACCGTTATAACGCCGGGAATTGATATTAAAAAAGCTGAATATCAAAAAGATGGAATACCTGGTCCGGTGGTGGCAGAATTCTTAATGGAAAAACGGATTATTCGTGCTAAAGATGATTTGAATTCACTCTTATTTTTATTAACGCCCGGCGATACGAAAGCAGAATTAGATATTTTATTGCAAGCGTTTTTGGAATTTGAAAAGTTGTATTTGGCGGATGCACCGTTGAATGAAGTGCTGCCTAAGTTAGTAAAACAGTATCCGAAGCGTTATCGAAACTATACATTAAAGCAATTGTGCCAAGAGATGCACCAGTATTATCAAAAGAATCAGACTTTTACTCTACAAAGAGAATTATTTGCTAAAACCGATATGCAAGATTATACGATGGCGCCATCACAGGCAGATCAATTGTTTATGAAGAACCAAAGTGAATTGGTCGATTTAAAGGATGTTGAAGGTCGAATTGCAGCAGAGGGCGCGTTGCCATATCCTCCCGGCGTCTTCATCGTAGCTCCTGGTGAAAAGTGGCAGAAAGTTGATTTGAAATATTTTGAGGACCTAGTAGGAGCGATTGAACGCTTTCCTGGTTTTGTGCCAGAGATTCAAGGTGTATATTGGGATAAGAATGCCGATGGAACCATTTTTGTTCAAGCTGAAGTTTTGAAAAAGTAATTATTGAGGAGTTTATTATGTCATTATTATGGACAGACGATTTACCAGAGGATTTAAAAAATAAAGTGGACAAAGTTGAGAAGTTGATTCAACCGCGGCTAAAAGAGATTGATCAACAAGTTTTATATAACCAACAGCGAGTATTGAATTTATTCAGAAAACATCGTGTTGGCGAAGAGGATTTAGTGCCATCAACTGGGTATGGCTACGATGATATTGGTCGTGATAAAATTGAGGCGATTTATGCTGATTACTTCAAGGCTGATGATGCCTTGGTTCGTCCACAATTTGCATCAGGGACGCATGCTATTTCTATAGCTTTATTTAGTATGTTGCGTCCAGGCAATACGCTTTATTATTTAACGGGAACTCCTTACGATACGATTCAAGAGGTTATTGGACTAGCTGGAAACAAGCGAGGCAATATGAAGGAGTATGGTATTAACTTTAAAACAACGGAATTGTTAGATAATGGTGCTGTTAACTATGATCAAGCTCAAAAGGATTTACAAGACGATTCTATCAAAGTCGTAGCAATTCAACGCTCGCGTGGTTAT
This sequence is a window from Companilactobacillus alimentarius DSM 20249. Protein-coding genes within it:
- a CDS encoding APC family permease, translating into MESLEPNKKHFLSWPVIALIDFVTIISFENIFYPFQNQGLSVVISWIFLLFSYVIPYALISSQMSLTFNNQAGGLASWVRHSSNDTLGYWTSWMYWVQSVPYIVDVSNSVIVSFSWMFLGNNTLDKRMSTFWFGILTFIIILVFILLENVIKNSLELLSLIGGGAMFIMSFLFVMLAAYAVMHGHHIATQPFNWGAFKPSFSLKYFSTTGLLIFAMSGAELAAPYVVQMRDPKHEFPKAMWLLAIMTGFLTIFGTLALAMFFNAHNIPHDFKMNGPYYAFQLLGNSLGVGKLLMYIFAVVQAIFMMAQLAVLLDASSRVFAGDVADKFMPKWLTKKNKNGRPIHSYTMTTGLSLFLLLLTGTLPNINTIYNWLLNINGIISPYKTCWVFFAFVAMRLHQDKFHSDYTFIKNKTGALIVGGWCLAFTFICATLGFIPQEAKFGTGAFNHQLLLNFITVIVLFGLGFVMPWLRKREQKREELI
- a CDS encoding putative ornithine decarboxylase, with product MDFLKIAIGENVKLSHAIEWPVVPFSKQSNPSELGVIVLNDHDLADLKLARNLQETSGLGIPIIQTNSVDDVTDKVINAIKAYQNKMVPGFLNDLIQFAEDKPISFTTPGHHNGQYYEKHPAGVVFNRFFGKNLMFADTSDTVDELGDTMTHGGTPLTAEQKAAQTYNADKVYFCTNGTTSSNSICASALLSKDDLVLFDRNNHKSLYNSALLMSGAKPVYVPTDRNPLGLIGEMDPEALNEENIRREISKVDPQKAHAKRPFRLAILQLETYDGVFYDAKWIIEKIGKLCDYILFDCAWGGFEQFVPIMKHLSPLELDYGPQDPGILVTQSLHKQQAGLAQTSQILKKDAHIKGQSRYVDHKHFNNAYLKFVTSSYSYPIYASLTVNAYLTAGKGNKLWWDKILRLGIEWRKELLQKSQLFRPLVPDNFAKFSTDYLATHSECWNLTRNDNWHGFQKIADGQAMLDPLKITVITPGIDIKKAEYQKDGIPGPVVAEFLMEKRIIRAKDDLNSLLFLLTPGDTKAELDILLQAFLEFEKLYLADAPLNEVLPKLVKQYPKRYRNYTLKQLCQEMHQYYQKNQTFTLQRELFAKTDMQDYTMAPSQADQLFMKNQSELVDLKDVEGRIAAEGALPYPPGVFIVAPGEKWQKVDLKYFEDLVGAIERFPGFVPEIQGVYWDKNADGTIFVQAEVLKK
- a CDS encoding D-2-hydroxyacid dehydrogenase, with translation MKVLSLVNLTKKQKEKVESISNVDLKIISPKQVTPKDLDGVEVLYDWSNTLKDAVLKSDTLNWIQVVRAGVDALPLPELNDKGVILTNGSGANAINIAEQTLTYMLMFERRMNLTARHQDEKLWKHDEGYDEVYNKTVMIVGVGHIGSLIAKYAKALGMKTIGVRHSDKPVEYIDEMIPMSELSQRINEVHFVVNSLPDTEETIGMFNQDLFNSMSKKAYYINIGRGKTTNMDDLVTALDNDEIAGAGLDVTTPEPLPTSSPLWDMSNVIITPHDAGMSVHYEERAFDIFKRNLKSYVENGEVVENVVNYSMGY